In a genomic window of Melanotaenia boesemani isolate fMelBoe1 chromosome 1, fMelBoe1.pri, whole genome shotgun sequence:
- the ipo7 gene encoding importin-7, with protein MDPESLVEALRGTMDPNLREAAERQLNEGHTQVNFVSTLLRVTMSDQLDLPVRQAGVIYLKNMITQHWSDGDGSGTETHVNNIPEEDRQFIRDNIVEAIIHSPERIRVQLTTCIHHMIKHDYPGKWTAIVDKIGFYLQSDNSGGWLGILLCLYQLVKNYEYKKPEERQPLVAAMHIFMPMMKERFIQLLPDHSSDSVLIQKQIFKILYALFQYNLPLELINRQNLTEWMEILKTVVDRDVPPETMQIDEDERPELPWWKCKKWALHILARLFERYGSPGNTTKEYAEFAELFLKEYAVAAQQVLLKVLYQYKEKQYVAPRVLQQTLNYINQGIAHALTWKNLKPHIQGIIQDVVFPLMCYTDSDEELWQEDPYEYIRMKFDVFEDFISPTTAAQTLLFTACNKRKEVLQKTMGFCYQILTDPVSDPRKKDGALHMIGSLAEILLKKKIYKDQMEFMLQNHVFPLFRSELGYMRARACWVLHYFCEVKFKSDQNLQTALELTRLCLINDNEMPVKVEAAIALQVLISNQEKAKEYITPFIRPVMQALLHIVRETENDDLTNVIQKMICEYSEEVTPIAVEMTQHLAMTFNQVIQTGPDEEGGDDKAVTAMGILNTIDTLLSVVEDHKEITQQLEGICLQVIGTVLQQHVLEFYEEILSLAHSLTCQQVSPQMWQLLPLVYEVFQQDGFDYFTDMMPLLHNYVTVDTDTLLSDTKYLEIIYSMCKKVLTGDPGEDPECHAAKMLEVIILQCKGRGIDQVVPLFVAAALERLTREVKTSELRTMCLQVAIAALYYSPPLLLNTLENLRFPNNTEPITNHFITQWLKDVDCFLGLHDRKMCILGLCALIDLEHRPQAVNQVASQLLPAAILLFSGLKRAYACRAEHENEDEDDDEDGEDEDDNAELGSDEDDIDEEGQEYLEMLAKQAGEDGDDEDWEEDDAEETALEGYTTAVDDEDNLVDEYQIFKAILQNIQTRDPAWYQALTQSLDEEQGKHLQDIGTLADQRRAAHESKMIEKHGGYKFTAPVVPSTFNFGGTAPGMN; from the exons ATGGATCCCGAGTCTTTGGTCGAGGCCCTTAGGGGTACGATGGACCCCAATCTGCGGGAAGCTGCGGAGCGACAGCTGAACGAG GGTCACACCCAGGTAAACTTTGTGTCCACTCTGCTGCGTGTCACCATGTCTGATCAGCTGGATCTGCCTGTCAGGCAAGCAG GTGTGATTTATCTTAAGAACATGATAACCCAGCACTGGAGTGATGGAGACGGTTCAGGCACAGAGACGCATGTTAATAACATCCCTGAGGAGGACAGGCAGTTTATCCGAGACAACATAGTGGAGGCCATCATCCACTCCCCCGAGCGCATCAG GGTCCAGCTCACAACATGTATCCACCACATGATCAAACATGACTATCCTGGCAAGTGGACGGCCATTGTGGACAAGATCGGCTTCTACCTGCAGTCAGACAACAGTGGAGGATGGCTGGGCATCCTGCTCTGCCTTTACCAGCTTGTCAAAAACTATGA ATATAAGAAACCAGAAGAGCGTCAACCTCTTGTGGCTGCCATGCACATCTTCATGCCCATGATGAAAGAACGCTTCATCCAGCTGCTCCCAGACCACTCCAGTGACTCTGTCCTCATACAAAAACAGATCTTCAAAATCCTCTATGCCCTCTTCCAG TACAACCTCCCTCTGGAgctcattaacagacagaaCCTGACAGAGTGGATGGAGATCCTGAAGACTGTGGTGGACAGAGACGTGCCCCCA gAGACAATGCAGATAGATGAGGATGAGCGGCCTGAGCTGCCATGGTGGAAATGTAAGAAGTGGGCGCTTCACATCTTGGCTCGCCTGTTTGAGAg GTATGGAAGCCCAGGCAACACAACCAAAGAGTATGCAGAGTTTGCTGAACTTTTCCTAAAGGAATATGCAGTTGCTGCACAGCAG GTGCTCCTGAAAGTCTTATACCAGTACAAGGAAAAGCAATATGTGGCTCCCAGAGTACTCCAGCAGACTCTCAACTACATTAACCAGGGAATAGCACACGCTCTGACATGGAAAAATCTTAAACCACAcatccag GGCATCATTCAGGATGTGGTTTTCCCCCTCATGTGTTACACAGATTCCGATGAGGAGCTGTGGCAGGAGGATCCATACGAGTACATCCGCATGAAGTTTG ACGTATTTGAAGACTTCATCTCTCCAACAACAGCAGCTCAGACTCTCCTCTTCACTGCCTGCAACAAGAGAAAAGAA GTTCTTCAAAAGACAATGGGCTTCTGTTATCAGATTCTCACTGATCCCGTCTCTGACCCCAGGAAAAAGGATGGTGCCCTACACATGATAGGTTCTCTGGCTGAAATCCTGCTGAAG AAAAAGATCTACAAAGACCAGATGGAGTTCATGTTGCAGAATCACGTCTTCCCCCTGTTCCGCAGTGAACTGGGCTACATGAGAGCCAGG GCTTGCTGGGTGCTGCATTACTTCTGTGAGGTGAAGTTCAAAAGTGATCAGAACCTGCAGACGGCTCTTGAGCTAACGCGCCTTTGTCTCATCAATGACAACGAGATGCCAGTTAAGGTGGAGGCTGCCATCGCCTTGCAGGTTCTCATCAGCAACCAGGAGAAAG CCAAAGAATACATCACCCCATTCATTCGGCCAGTGATGCAGGCACTCCTGCACATTGTCAGGGAGACGGAGAATGACGACCTGACCAATGTCATACAGAAGATGATCTGCGAATACAGTGAGGAGGTCACTCCAATTGCAGTGGAGATGACACAGCACTTG GCCATGACATTCAACCAGGTGATCCAAACGGGACCTGACGAAGAGGGAGGGGATGACAAGGCTGTGACTGCTATGGGCATCCTCAACACCATTGACACATTACTCAGTGTGGTTGAGGACCACAAAGAG ATCACTCAGCAGCTGGAGGGCATCTGTCTGCAGGTGATTGGCACCGTGCTGCAGCAACATGTTCTGG AATTTTATGAGGAGATCCTGTCCTTGGCTCATAGCCTGACCTGCCAACAGGTGTCGCCACAGATGTGGCAGCTTCTTCCACTTGTGTATGAAGTCTTCCAGCAAGATGGCTTTGATTATTTCACAG ATATGATGCCTCTCCTTCACAACTATGTCACCGTTGATACAGACACTCTCTTATCTGACACCAAATATCTGGAGATTATCTACAGCATGTGCAAAAAG GTTCTGACAGGTGATCCAGGTGAGGACCCAGAGTGCCATGCAGCCAAGATGTTGGAGGTGATCATTCTGCAATGCAAAGGCCGTGGCATTGATCAG GTTGTACCATTGTTTGTGGCTGCTGCATTGGAGCGTTTGACTCGGGAGGTGAAGACCAGCGAGCTGAGGACTATGTGTCTGCAGGTGGCCATTGCTGCACTCTATTACAGCCCCCCTCTTCTCCTCAACACTCTGGAGAATCTCCGCTTTCCCAACAACACTGAGCCAATCACTAACCACTTCATAACTCAGTGGCTGAAAGATGTCGACTGCTTCCTTGG CCTCCATGACAGGAAGATGTGCATTCTGGGACTCTGCGCTCTCATTGACCTCGAACATAGGCCCCAGGCTGTTAACCAGGTGGCTAGCCAGCTTCTTCCAGCAGCCATCCTACTTTTCAGTGGTCTCAAGAGAGCATACGCCTGTCGAGCAGAGCACGAgaatgaggatgaagatgatgacgaAGATGGGGAAGATGAGGATGATAATG CTGAGCTGGGCAGTGATGAAGATGACATCGATGAGGAGGGTCAGGAGTACCTGGAGATGCTTGCAAAGCAGGCAGGAGAGGATGGAGATGATGAAGACTGGGAGGAGGACGACGCTGAGGAGACGGCACTCGAGGGCTACACTACAGCCGTAGATGATGAAGATAATTTAGTTGACGAGTATCAGATCTTCAAAGCCATACTACAGA acatccaGACCCGTGACCCTGCATGGTACCAGGCACTAACGCAAAGCCTTGATGAGGAACAGGGCAAACATCTTCAGGACATCGGCACACTTGCAGATCAGAGGCGGGCGGCACATG AATCCAAGATGATCGAGAAACACGGCGGGTACAAGTTCACAGCTCCAGTGGTGCCATCTACTTTCAACTTTGGAGGCACTGCTCCAGGAATGAATTGA
- the swap70a gene encoding switch-associated protein 70 produces MWLREELLKAIWHAFTALDLDHRGKVPKSQLKVLSYNLCTVMRIPHDPVAFERHFKDDDKGPLSNEGYMPYVNRFILDKVQEDFDVVEFYRVCWTLCYKANIHTHRLLISDNDAFKVWGIFNFLSEDKYPLVIVIEEVEYILRKLMEAMGIGWSEEKFADYKLQMNTKSCLTTWELIELVGLNYFSHGVDRKTLSMGINEVFTELILDVLKQGYMIKKGHRRKNWTERWFVLRPTSLSYYVSEDLMEKKGDITLDQSCCVESLLDKDGKKCLFIIKCTDKSFEISAPDKKKKQEWIQAIQTCIQLLRLGLLSPHREARLRRRELRQRQQVEEEDLAERMKKLQAANENKQRQLEEMRMKMEEAAAKATLEELRRNKAQLDLQDRYRLDLEREKMVRQQMEEQVAQKSSELEQYLQRVQELEDMYHRLEEALEDERQAKQDEEAMRKLQARLLAEEAAKRAELEQIHLQQQRALSQTQAEKQELMEDQLAKERDLQVAMQQLERLEKERQGAREQYEVVSRKLERAANKTKTWKDKVANHEGLVRLIQPGHKGPQRITNWGPASFTDIELEMRKKSWQDSKNQGAPTQ; encoded by the exons ATGTGGCTTCGAGAGGAGCTTTTAAAAGCTATCTGGCACGCATTTACAGCCTTGGACCTGGATCACCGTGGAAAAGTTCCCAAATCTCAGTTAAAG GTGCTGTCCTACAACCTGTGCACAGTGATGAGGATCCCTCATGACCCCGTAGCCTTTGAGAGGCACTTCAAAGATGATGATAAGGGGCCTCTGTCCAACGAGGGCTACATGCCGTATGTCAACAGGTTTATTCTTGACAAG GTGCAAGAGGATTTTGATGTAGTTGAGTTCTACAGGGTGTGCTGGACTCTGTGTTACAAGGCGAATATACACACTCACCGTCTGCTCATCTCAGATAATGATGCTTTCAAAGTATGGGGCATTTTCAACTTTCTTTCAGAAGACAAATACCCTCTAGTCATCGTCATTGAAGAG GTCGAGTACATCTTGCGAAAGCTGATGGAGGCCATGGGGATTGGATGGAGTGAAGAGAAATTTGCAGATTACAAGCTACAGATGAACACAAAGAGCTGCCTGACCACCTGGGAGCTGATTGAACTGGTGGGGTTAAATTACTTCAGCCATGGCGTGGACCGAAAGACTCTGTCCATGGGCATCAACGAGGTCTTCACTGAACTCATACTGGATGTCCTCAAGCAG GGTTACATGATAAAGAAGGGCCACAGGAGGAAGAACTGGACCGAGCGATGGTTTGTCCTTCGACCCACCTCGCTGTCATACTATGTCAGTGAGGATCTCATGGAGAAGAAGGGAGACATTACTCTGGACCAAAGCTGCTGTGTTGAG TCTTTGCTTGATAAGGACGGgaagaaatgtctttttatcATCAAGTGCACCGATAAAAGCTTTGAGATCAGTGCAccagacaaaaagaagaagcaggaaTGGATTCAAG CCATTCAGACGTGCATCCAGCTGCTGAGGTTGGGACTGTTGTCTCCTCACCGTGAGGCCCGGCTGCGGCGCCGCGAGCTTCGCCAgaggcagcaggtggaggaggaggacctAGCAGAAAGGATGAAGAAGCTCCAGGCAGCCAATGAGAACAAACAGAGACAGCTGGAGGAGATGAGGATG AAAATGGAAGAGGCTGCAGCCAAAGCAACACTTGAGGAGCTCAGGAGGAATAAGGCTCAGTTAGACCTGCAGGATCGCTACAGACTGGAcctggagagagaaaaaatg GTGCGACAGCAGATGGAGGAGCAGGTGGCTCAGAAGTCCAGCGAGCTGGAGCAGTACCTGCAGCGCGTCCAAGAGCTCGAGGACATGTACCACCGCCTGGAAGAAGCCTTAGAGGATGAAAGGCAGGCCAAGCAGGACGAAGAGGCCATGCGAAAGCTGCAGGCCAG GCTGCTGGCGGAGGAGGCAGCAAAGAGGGCAGAGCTGGAGCAGATccacctgcagcagcagagggCGCTGTCTCAGACCCAGGCAGAGAAGCAGGAGCTGATGGAGGACCAGCTGGCCAAAGAGAGAGACCTGCAGGTGGCCatgcagcagctggagaggCTGGAGAAGGAGCGGCAGGGAGCACGGGAGCAGTATGAG GTGGTGTCGAGGAAGCTCGAGCGAGCAGCTAACAAGACTAAGACATGGAAAGACAAGGTGGCCAATCATGAGGGGCTGGTGCGGCTCATCCAGCCAG GTCATAAAGGACCTCAGAGGATCACTAACTGGGGTCCGGCGTCGTTCACCGATATAGAGCTGGAGATGAGGAAGAAGTCATGGCAGGACAGTAAGAACCAGGGAGCTCCGACTCAGTGA